AACCAAATCaactaaacaaaaaataacgtaaattttaaaaaacaagtTATAGAGGGCCCAACCGGGTTCGAACCGGTGACCTCTTGATCTGCAGTCAAATGCTCTACCACTGAGCTATGGACCCTGATTGGTTCTAATTGCTTCATTTTGATTATATAAACGAGTCCTTGTGTGTCTTAAAATGGCAACCTATTCTCGATTTTCAACTTTGCTAGGATCCATTCAGGACTGtttgaatattattttgaaagaAGTAGCAAGTAGCAAACACCAAATAACAATTTCAAGATGCTTTGACAAACCGGAGTAGCATTTGCCTAATTTGTTCGTCCACAACAAATGGATCATATACTAAATTGAGTTATTGCAAACACAAACTTGTCTGTGAGCCTTAGCTGAAGTTCTCAGACATACATGTTCAAGTGTAATCCTGTTGAAACCTTATCAACTCATGTGGCTACCAGATTTGCTGTTTGAGTTATAAGCTTAAGTCACAAAAATCTGGCGCTGCAAAAACATCGGATTTTACACATTTGCCAGCACAATCCACCAGTTTTCCTTcgtgtttttttaatacttcATTAAGATGGATTCTAGAGAAGAGTGCATGTCATGTAGAAATCATATGCTTAATGGTATTTGTAAAAGCTTATGACATTTCTACCATGAGAAAATGTGCTGCTTTCGCTCCTTCAAGTTCAAAGATTGCCAATGCACAATTAGATTTACCAATCAACTTGTTGAAACGTAAAGGCAAACAAAATTCACCAACTTAGAAATGAGAGGGAAATGCCCGCATTGAGATTCAAAGGAAATGCCCGCATTGAGATTCAAAGGAAATGCAAGTAGATACTAGAAAGTTGCTGCATATACATCAAGACCGAAAGGGAATCACGTAAAATTCTCCGCACTACCATAGCTGACTGTCAATCCTCATCTTCTGAGCTTGCATCATCGCTAGTATAATCACTACTATCATCGTCTTGGTCCGGAATATCCAGCTGAACATGCTGAACCTGTATTGTCGCTGGTGCTCTAGGTAATGGTTGATGAGCATTAGGCCGTAATTGTTGCTCTTCGACCCTGGGAGGTGGAGCAGATCCAAGTGGGGGCAAAGGCACTGGGTCCCCAGGCTTCCATCCAGGTGGGGGCACAGGTACATCGCTTGGCAACTCCACAGGCATCCCCGGTATCCAACCTGACGGAACGGTGATATTTGGAGGAAGTAGACCCTGGAGTGCACCCAGCTTGGGAAGTTGATTGGCTTCTGTTGGCTCAGGACGCGGGGCCTCTAATATTGTGTGAATTGTTTCCTCCTCCCTCTCGACTGTCTTAGGTAAACCAACATCAAGGTTTGCAAAATTGTATAGCTGAGAAGCACGCATTTGCTCATCCTGTGGGGCAGGAGGGAGTGCCCCACGAAGAGGAGCTTGTCCAGCCCCAAATTCTGGTGGTGCAAAGGTTGTGTAGCTTATCCGGTGGGCATATGATAAAATATCTGATAAATTCAACTGAGATGCAACAGTGGTGGTGGTGCATGAAGAATCATCTTCTGCACCATCCTCCTGTTTTGTCCGTTTGGGGCGGCTAAAATCAGAGTAATCATCAACAAGATTATCAAGAACCTGCTCGACATCCTTGAGTTtcttggaaaaagaaagaagtgcAGCATCCTTGGACCGCACTTCGCGTGCAATTTTCAGCTTAGCGTCCTGAAGATCAAGAATTTCTTGGAGTTCAGCAACAGCCTCAAAGAGTTGGGTTTGAAGGGCAGTGAACTGGGACAGGATCTCTTTGGtggaggaaggagaagagtcAGGTGCGGTTGAGGGCAGTGATTGGGATtgggaagaaagaaaggtCGGAAAGTTCCCACGGAATGCATTGAGCCAAAGGGATCGATTCGGCGAGACTTCAAAGAGTTTAGAGGCAAGGGAGGCCATTTGGATAAGAAGGGATTGGGCTCTAGGGAGGGgtgcgaggagagagagaagggttgGGGAGAGACTGGGTTGCTGCGAAGGGAGTTTCGGAGGGGTAGGGTTTTGAAGAGAGGGTGAAGTGGGGTTTGTTAGGCCTAACCTAGCTGGGGATTGTACAATTTGGGGTTGCAGCATTTTGGGATTCACTTGTTTCCTCAAAGCATTCTACCAACAagaaattgaacaaattacacaCTTGATAAATAACAGAAATACCATATAAGCCAAAGGGCAAACGTTCACAGCATGGAGaaccaaaattaattaaaagaaaaaggacacTCACCAACAgaattcagaaataaaagtagCGAGCCAGAGGCTGCTGTATGAAGGAGCCCCAATGTTGCTTTGCTACACGGCCATCccgttttctttgttttcagcTGCTCAAAAAGCTGCAAAATCTACACTTTCTTAGAAACATAAACAGGCCCTctgaatttataaataaaatttgttgaagCAATCGTTTAACGAAGTTGATCCAACCCAAAACTGGGAAAACAACGAGATGCCAAGatcaaacaaaattataaaccGGGAAAAATTTCCGGGTAACCCTAAATCGAACTCGCCCACATCCGAAATAGACCACCCAAGTCAGacaaaaccaaagccaccCAAATCTTTCATCATAAaatcaaaaacagaaaaattgtGACTACGAGAAACAGCTCAATCAGCAATGGAGAATGAGAAAGAGAGTCGGCTTATACCTCAGCTGGTTTCCTGAGAGAGTGACAGCACTGACAGACAGGGACGGAAGAGCGCAGAAAATTGGAACTGAAGAGTTGAGATGGTTTGCAATTTCGAGGAGAATAAATAACAAATGGACCGAAAGTGGGCTGACTATGAATGGGCTTGGGGTGGGATGAATGGGCCCAACTTAGTTTTAATGTtatgaaaaatgaagaaaaaaaagtataaaaaaactttgCAATTGGGAGGGCCCAACCGGGTTCGAACCGGTGACCTCTTGATCTGCAGTCAAATGCTCTACCACTGAGCTATGGACCCTTTGGTGCTAAAggttttcaaatatataattttaaatgaaatgaaTATCAACTGAAATGACCAAAAGGGTTTGCAGTCCTCATCCTGTGACGCGTTGAACTCATCCTTGTCCACATGGTCACAAGGAGGGACTTAGGTGACGACAGAAATAATGAAACATAAAAAGACAAAACTGCTTTGTTCatgattattttctttaaattttatttttcggATCGTAAACTCAAAAAGGAAGTGATGATGTGAAGTAAAATAATGCCACTCTATACAACCTAAGTCAAGctcaaattttgtttgttttggtcgGGCATACTCAATATTATTATCttataatttcacaaaaattGGCAAAAACAAAGTGACTTGTATTATGTTTGACACCAAAAAAGTGTgacatttattattattttgaaatgtCGCTTTATTTTGGTCACATTCCACCTCTTTACATAGGTGAAGAAATCATAAATGAAGCACCTCTTTTATGAGATATACATACTAATTCCTCTAAAATGCTTGTGTGCATAATTTAGTGTATCAAATAGAATGCATATGGAGTTAGTCAAGTTGACTAGAATGAATGTACTCCCTATTCTGCACTCGAGTACGAATCCCCCTTTTCatagtttatatatataaaatagaatGCATATATAcctttaaaagataaaaaataaaatgcatgAGAGCCATATTCATCATTAACCAATGGAATTGATTAAAACATCAAATTGCATTTCCTTGAGAACCATATTGTATGAAGCACTCAATCAACAACCAAATTCAATATGTGGCATTGTAAACACAAAGAAAATCCATTAAAAaccattattaaaaaaataaaataaaaacaccatTGCACTAAGATGATTTTGTTGAcactataaataaatgaacGAAAGATAAACCCAACTGtctataagaaaaataatttggagaCAAAATGTTTGGGTCGGAGGAGTTTACAAAGCCAAAAACTAGAAGTAATTGTAGAAGTAAGAACAACACAAGAAGTAGTTGGTTGAGTTGTTG
The Prunus dulcis chromosome 2, ALMONDv2, whole genome shotgun sequence DNA segment above includes these coding regions:
- the LOC117617054 gene encoding mediator of RNA polymerase II transcription subunit 4, with amino-acid sequence MLQPQIVQSPARLGLTNPTSPSLQNPTPPKLPSQQPSLSPTLLSLLAPLPRAQSLLIQMASLASKLFEVSPNRSLWLNAFRGNFPTFLSSQSQSLPSTAPDSSPSSTKEILSQFTALQTQLFEAVAELQEILDLQDAKLKIAREVRSKDAALLSFSKKLKDVEQVLDNLVDDYSDFSRPKRTKQEDGAEDDSSCTTTTVASQLNLSDILSYAHRISYTTFAPPEFGAGQAPLRGALPPAPQDEQMRASQLYNFANLDVGLPKTVEREEETIHTILEAPRPEPTEANQLPKLGALQGLLPPNITVPSGWIPGMPVELPSDVPVPPPGWKPGDPVPLPPLGSAPPPRVEEQQLRPNAHQPLPRAPATIQVQHVQLDIPDQDDDSSDYTSDDASSEDED